In one window of Saccharomyces paradoxus chromosome VII, complete sequence DNA:
- the RPT6 gene encoding proteasome regulatory particle base subunit RPT6 (ATPase of the 19S regulatory particle of the 26S proteasome~similar to YGL048C), whose translation MTAAVTSSNIVLETHESGIKPYFEQKIQETELKIRSKTENVRRLEAQRNALNDKVRFIKDELRLLQEPGSYVGEVIKIVSDKKVLVKVQPEGKYIVDVAKDINVKDLKASQRVCLRSDSYMLHKVLENKADPLVSLMMVEKVPDSTYDMVGGLTKQIKEIKEVIELPVKHPELFESLGIAQPKGVILYGPPGTGKTLLARAVAHHTDCKFIRVSGAELVQKYIGEGSRMVRELFVMAREHAPSIIFMDEIDSIGSTRVEGSGGGDSEVQRTMLELLNQLDGFETSKNIKIIMATNRLDILDPALLRPGRIDRKIEFPPPSVAARAEILRIHSRKMNLTRGINLRKVAEKMNGCSGADVKGVCTEAGMYALRERRIHVTQEDFELAVSKVMNKNQETAISVAKLFK comes from the coding sequence ATGACAGCTGCTGTAACGTCCTCCAATATAGTATTGGAAACCCATGAAAGTGGTATCAAGCCttattttgaacaaaagatCCAAGAAACAGAATTAAAGATCCGCTCCAAAACAGAAAATGTTCGTAGACTAGAGGCCCAAAGGAATGCGTTGAATGACAAAGTACGTTTTATCAAGGACGAACTACGTCTATTACAAGAACCTGGATCTTATGTAGGCGAAGTCATAAAGATTGTTTCTGACAAAAAAGTCCTCGTTAAAGTGCAACCTGAAGGGAAATACATCGTGGATGTTGCAAAAGATATAAATGTGAAGGACTTAAAGGCATCTCAAAGAGTTTGTCTAAGGAGTGACTCTTACATGTTGCATAAAGTTCTCGAGAATAAGGCTGACCCGCTAGTTTCATTGATGATGGTGGAAAAAGTTCCTGATTCCACATATGATATGGTTGGTGGTTTGACAAAGCaaataaaggaaatcaAAGAAGTTATTGAACTGCCCGTAAAACATCCAGAGCTTTTCGAAAGTTTGGGTATCGCGCAACCAAAGGGCGTCATCTTATATGGCCCCCCTGGCACAGGGAAGACATTATTAGCAAGGGCCGTTGCACATCACACTGATTGTAAATTCATTAGGGTGAGTGGTGCCGAACTGGTACAAAAGTATATTGGTGAAGGTTCCCGTATGGTCCGTGAACTGTTTGTGATGGCTAGAGAACATGCTCCTTCCATTATCTTTAtggatgaaattgattCTATTGGCTCCACTCGTGTAGAAGGTTCTGGTGGTGGTGATTCAGAAGTTCAAAGAACAATGTTAGAACTATTGAACCAACTCGATGGGTTTGAAACTtctaaaaatatcaaaatcattatGGCCACGAATAGACTAGATATCCTGGATCCAGCACTTTTGAGACCTGGTAGAATAGATAGGAAGATTGAATTTCCACCTCCAAGTGTTGCAGCCAGAGCCGAGATTTTAAGGATTCACTCtaggaaaatgaatctaACCCGTGGTATCAACTTGAGAAAAGTTGCTGAAAAGATGAATGGTTGTTCTGGTGCCGATGTTAAAGGTGTCTGTACGGAAGCTGGTATGTATGCTTtaagagaaagaagaatacaTGTTACtcaagaagattttgaattaGCTGTCAGTAAAGTTATGAACAAGAACCAAGAAACGGCC
- the ALG13 gene encoding N-acetylglucosaminyldiphosphodolichol N-acetylglucosaminyltransferase catalytic subunit ALG13 (Catalytic component of UDP-GlcNAc transferase~similar to YGL047W) — protein sequence MRIIEEKTIFVTCGATIPFPRLVSCVLSDEFCQELIQYGFVRLIIQFGKNYVSEFERLVQERGGQRENQKFPTEQFGCGDTVRHYALMNGKLEVTGFDFSTKMQSIIRDYSDLVISHAGTGSILDSLRLNKPLLVCVNDALMDNHQQQIADKFVELGYVWSCAPTETGLIAGLRASQTEKLKSFPVSHNSSFERLLSETIYS from the coding sequence ATGCGTAttatagaagaaaagaccATTTTTGTTACGTGCGGCGCAACGATACCCTTTCCAAGGCTCGTCTCATGCGTGCTGAGCGATGAATTTTGCCAAGAATTGATTCAATATGGGTTCGTGCGTCTTATCATTCAGTTTGGGAAAAACTACGTTTCTGAATTTGAACGTTTGGTGCAAGAACGTGGTGGTCAAAGAGagaaccaaaaatttccaaCCGAGCAGTTTGGCTGCGGTGACACCGTAAGGCACTACGCCTTAATGAACGGGAAATTAGAGGTGACCGGGTTCGACTTTTCGACCAAGATGCAAAGCATCATACGTGATTATTCAGACTTGGTCATATCACACGCCGGAACAGGCTCAATACTGGATTCTCTACGGTTGAACAAACCACTGCTAGTTTGTGTGAATGATGCTTTGATGGATAACCACCAGCAGCAGATAGCAGACAAGTTTGTGGAGTTGGGCTATGTATGGTCTTGTGCACCCACTGAAACAGGTTTGATAGCTGGTTTACGTGCGTCTCAAACAGAGAAACTGAAATCATTCCCCGTTTCTCATAACTCGTCGTTTGAACGATTACTAAGTGAAACTATATATAGCTAG
- the RIM8 gene encoding Rim8p (Protein involved in proteolytic activation of Rim101p~similar to YGL045W): MSLLKLWNKESKASSKIKTHGIVGSYGNSMLAHNNVKQFRIDIDEPHRVWKPNESITGEAVIDIKRDITNVAIKLSLVCEVRVKTGNSPTSKNKRIEKTLEKSTFLYGQDYVKTAFSAKEKKPHIDKATILNGLSKGEHRFPFRIRIPRGRGMLSSIKFERGSITYFLFCTLESLNNVNGVKKPEAKCEHEFAVIVPLDVSRLPKPKTKTVVLQSASMVQNKKSKFTEDESSSYTQLTQKSNNSNSSSSSVNSKTPPLPNKTVTISVDIPQAGFMIGEIIPIDVKIDHYKPFYAPAGLTTTLVRICRVGGAGKDDPMETFRKDICQSISPIYINPETLQFQSRVYLKVPLDAFSTLTTVAKFFSFQYYIEVMVNLSKKNVVYTESNRIIGTPIEEQNGLGVENNINRIQRKMLRMVNPETLENDSEGYESSIFFKDMVNVEKLKRLRNVTGMSIETVIGTTRTEQLQDDTNLPRQPSTTVPHSSESDLRDWLAPLNAYECDGAPVPKYSPNDKVNVPSEDKQELEQKRLQQLESDPPPCDDY; the protein is encoded by the coding sequence ATGTCGTTACTGAAACTGTGGAACAAAGAATCAAAGGCGTCCTCCAAAATAAAGACTCATGGCATTGTTGGCAGTTACGGAAATAGCATGCTGGCCCATAATAACGTGAAGCAATTTCGTATAGATATAGATGAACCGCACAGAGTTTGGAAACCCAATGAAAGCATAACCGGAGAAGCGGTCATCGATATAAAGAGAGACATAACTAACGTAGCGATCAAGTTGTCGCTAGTATGTGAAGTTCGCGTGAAAACTGGGAACAGCCCAACCTCCAAGAATAAGAGAATCGAGAAAACTTTAGAGAAATCGACGTTTCTTTATGGACAAGACTACGTAAAGACAGCATTTTCGGCtaaggaaaagaaaccGCACATTGATAAAGCTACTATTCTCAATGGTCTAAGCAAGGGGGAACATAGGTTTCCCTTCAGGATACGGATACCAAGAGGCAGGGGAATGTTGAGCTCTATAAAATTCGAAAGGGGCTCGATAACGTACTTCCTCTTTTGCACCTTAGAGTCCCTCAATAATGTCAACGGAGTAAAAAAACCTGAAGCAAAATGTGAACATGAGTTCGCAGTCATAGTTCCCCTGGACGTGTCGAGGCTGCCCAAGCCGAAGACCAAAACGGTAGTCCTACAATCAGCATCCATGGtccaaaataaaaagagcAAATTTACAGAGGACGAGTCCTCATCATATACACAGCTAACTCAAAAGTCTAACAATTCTAATTCTTCTAGCAGCTCAGTAAACTCTAAAACGCCTCCTCTACCAAATAAAACGGTGACTATATCCGTAGACATACCGCAGGCTGGATTCATGATTGGAGAGATTATCCCTATAGACGTGAAGATCGACCACTATAAACCTTTCTATGCTCCCGCGGGTCTCACCACCACTTTGGTGAGAATATGTAGGGTCGGTGGTGCAGGCAAAGATGACCCTATGGAGACCTTCAGAAAAGATATTTGTCAAAGCATCTCCCCAATATACATCAACCCTGAAACGTTGCAGTTCCAATCTAGAGTCTATCTGAAAGTACCCCTCGATGCATTTTCGACCCTAACTACTGTGgccaaatttttttcctttcagTACTATATCGAAGTTATGGTTAatttatccaaaaaaaatgtggTTTACACTGAATCTAATAGAATAATAGGAACACCTATCGAAGAACAGAATGGCTTGGGCGTAGAAAATAACATCAACCGTAtccaaaggaaaatgcTACGTATGGTCAATCCAGAAACTCTGGAAAACGATTCTGAAGGCTATGAATCcagtatatttttcaaagatatgGTAAATGTAGAAAAGCTGAAGAGGCTGAGAAATGTTACTGGTATGTCCATAGAAACCGTCATAGGAACAACGAGAACCGAACAGCTTCAGGACGATACAAACCTCCCTCGCCAACCTTCAACCACGGTTCCGCATAGTTCTGAATCGGATTTAAGAGATTGGTTGGCCCCATTAAATGCGTACGAATGTGATGGTGCCCCAGTTCCAAAGTATTCTCCAAATGATAAAGTTAATGTACCGTCGGAAGACAAACAAGAActtgaacaaaaaagactACAACAACTAGAAAGCGACCCTCCTCCTTGTGATGACTATTAG
- the RNA15 gene encoding Rna15p (Component of the cleavage and polyadenylation factor I (CF I)~similar to YGL044C) produces the protein MNRQSGMNAGVQNNPPSRVVYLGSIPYDQTEEQILDLCSNVGPVINLKMMFDPQTGRSKGYAFIEFRDLESSASAVRNLNGYQLGSRFLKCGYSSNSDISGVSQQQQQQYNSINGNNNNNSNGNNNNNSNNNGLDFQNSGNASFLSQKFPELPSGIDVNINMTTPAMMISSELAKKPKEVQLKFLQKFQEWTRTHPEDAVSLLELCPQLSFVTAELLLTNGICKVDDLIPLASRPQEEASATNNNSVNEVMDPAVRNKQKELLKQVLQLNDSQISILPDDERMAIWDLKQKALRGEFGAF, from the coding sequence ATGAATAGGCAAAGCGGTATGAATGCGGGGGTACAGAACAACCCACCATCGCGAGTGGTGTATCTGGGTTCTATTCCATATGATCAAACAGAAGAACAGATCCTTGATCTATGTAGTAATGTTGGGCCCGtgatcaatttgaaaatgatgttTGACCCCCAGACTGGTAGGTCGAAAGGTTACGCGTTTATCGAATTTAGAGATTTGGAATCCAGTGCCAGCGCAGTCCGTAATTTGAATGGATACCAATTAGGCTCTAGGTTTTTGAAATGTGGTTACTCCAGTAATAGTGATATATCGGGTGTTtcacaacagcaacaacaacagtatAACAGCATTAATGGgaacaataacaacaacagcaacggaaataataataataatagtaataataatgggCTCGACTTTCAAAACAGCGGAAATGCCAGTTTTCTaagtcaaaaatttccCGAATTGCCCTCTGGTATCGACGTCAATATAAACATGACCACCCCTGCCATGATGATATCGAGCGAACTAGCcaaaaaaccaaaagaGGTACAGTTGAAATTTCTACAAAAATTCCAAGAATGGACAAGAACGCACCCTGAAGATGCTGTTTCCCTATTAGAGCTGTGTCCACAGTTGAGTTTTGTTACAGCTGAATTATTACTTACAAATGGAATATGTAAGGTAGATGATTTGATCCCGTTAGCTTCCAGGCCGCAGGAAGAGGCATCTGCTACGAATAACAACAGCGTGAACGAGGTGATGGATCCAGCTGTGCGTAACAAACAGAAAGAATTACTGAAGCAAGTGTTACAGCTGAATGATAGTCAAATTTCTATCTTGCCCGATGATGAAAGGATGGCCATTTGGGATCTAAAACAAAAAGCATTAAGGGGAGAATTTGGTGCATTCTGA
- the DST1 gene encoding transcription elongation factor DST1 (General transcription elongation factor TFIIS~similar to YGL043W), protein MDSKEVLVHVKNLEKNKSNDAAVLEILHALDKEFVPTEKLLRETKVGVEVNKFKKSNNAEISKLVKKMIGSWKDAINKNKRSRQAQQHHQDHAPGNAEDKTTAGGSVNGVDQPASSQSDATKQDKYVSTKPRNSKNDGVDTAIYHHKLRDQVLKALYDVLAKESEHPPQSILHTAKAIESEMNKVNNCDTSEAAYKARYRIIYSNVISKNNPDLKHKIANGDITPEFLATCDAKDLAPAPLKQKIEEIAKQNLYNAQGATIERSVTDRFTCGKCKEKKVSYYQLQTRSADEPLTTFCTCEACGNRWKFS, encoded by the coding sequence ATGGATAGTAAGGAGGTACTAGTGCATGTTAAGAATCTggaaaagaacaagagtAATGATGCTGCAGTTCTAGAAATCTTGCATGCCTTGGATAAAGAATTCGTCCcaactgaaaaattactGAGAGAAACAAAAGTTGGTGTGGAAGTCAACAAgtttaaaaaatctaaTAATGCAGAGATCAGCAAGCtcgtgaaaaaaatgattgGCTCTTGGAAAGATGCAATTAATAAAAACAAGCGTTCCAGACAAGCACAGCAACATCATCAAGATCACGCGCCAGGCAATGCGGAGGATAAGACGACTGCAGGTGGGTCTGTGAACGGTGTAGATCAGCCTGCCTCCTCTCAGTCAGATGCCACGAAACAGGACAAGTATGTCAGCACTAAACCAAGAAATAGTAAGAATGATGGTGTGGATACGGCTATATATCACCATAAATTACGTGATCAGGTACTAAAGGCACTATATGACGTTTTGGCCAAAGAAAGTGAGCATCCTCCCCAATCTATTTTACACACTGCGAAAGCTATAGAAAGTGAAATGAATAAAGTTAACAACTGTGACACTAGCGAAGCCGCTTATAAAGCCAGGTACCGTATAATTTATTCAAACGTCATATCAAAGAATAATCCAGACCTCAAACATAAAATTGCCAACGGTGATATAACGCCAGAATTCTTGGCTACATGCGATGCCAAGGATCTAGCCCCAGCGCCTTTGAAGCAAAAGATAGAAGAAATTGCCAAACAAAACTTATACAACGCACAAGGTGCCACTATAGAAAGGTCAGTCACCGATAGATTTACATGTGGTAAATGTAAAGAGAAGAAGGTATCTTACTACCAATTGCAAACAAGATCTGCGGATGAACCATTGACCACTTTCTGTACATGTGAGGCATGCGGTAACAGATGGAAATTCTCTTAG